A stretch of Rhinopithecus roxellana isolate Shanxi Qingling chromosome 12, ASM756505v1, whole genome shotgun sequence DNA encodes these proteins:
- the ZNF835 gene encoding zinc finger protein 835, which yields MEGLLSVALHSAELEGNWKRQGRLEDLQENQESCPEPEAVACKGDPAGDDIQERDEFSRIPRTISSPAATQASVPDDSRPQRCSAPGKSRKQRHPDSRQRERGGGPKKPWKCGDCGKAFSYCSAFILHQRIHTGEKPFACSECGKAFSQSVHLTLHQRTHTGEKPYACHECGKAFSQGSYLASHWRTHTGEKPHRCADCGKAFTRVTHLTQHRRVHTGERPYACTQCAKAFRNRSSLIEHQRIHTGEKPYECAACAKAFRFSSALIRHQRIHTEDKPYRCGQCAKAFTQIAHLTQHRRVHTGEKPYTCQDCGALFSQSASLAEHRRIHTGEKPYACGQCAKAFTQVSHLTQHQRTHTGERPYPCHDCAKSFSNRSHLLQHRLVHTGERPYRCLQCGAAFSHVSSLIEHQKIHTGERPYKCGECGKAFSQGSSLTLHQRTHTGERPYACPECGKAFSNRSYLIQHHIVHTGEKPYECSGCGKAFSFSSALIRHQRTHADSAGRLCPAPTPDSTPGLSQGEAC from the coding sequence ATGGAGGGACTCTTGAGCGTCGCCCTCCACAGCGCAGAGTTGGAAGGAAACTGGAAACGCCAGGGCCGGCTTGAGGACCTGCAGGAAAACCAGGAAAGCTGTCCAGAGCCAGAGGCCGTGGCCTGCAAAGGAGACCCTGCTGGGGACGACATCCAGGAACGCGATGAATTCAGCCGAATCCCAAGAACCATATCGAGCCCTGCTGCTACCCAAGCCAGTGTCCCCGATGACAGCAGGCCCCAGAGGTGCAGTGCGCCCGGGAAGAGCCGGAAGCAGAGGCATCCTGACAGCCGCCAGCGGGAGAGAGGTGGCGGCCCCAAGAAGCCGTGGAAATGCGGGGACTGCGGGAAGGCCTTCAGCTACTGTTCCGCGTTCATCTTGCACCAGCGAATCCACACCGGGGAGAAGCCGTTCGCGTGCTCCGAGTGCGGCAAGGCCTTCAGCCAGAGCGTGCACCTGACCCTGCACCAGCGCACGCACACGGGCGAGAAGCCCTACGCGTGCCACGAGTGCGGCAAGGCCTTCAGCCAGGGCTCGTACCTGGCGTCCCACTGGCGCACGCACACGGGCGAGAAGCCGCACCGCTGCGCCGACTGCGGCAAGGCCTTCACGCGCGTCACGCACTTGACCCAGCACCGGCGCGTGCACACGGGCGAGCGGCCCTACGCGTGCACCCAGTGCGCCAAGGCGTTCCGCAACCGCTCCTCCCTGATCGAGCACCAGCGCATCCACACCGGCGAGAAGCCCTACGAGTGCGCCGCGTGCGCCAAGGCCTTCCGCTTCTCCTCGGCGCTCATCCGCCACCAGCGCATCCACACGGAAGACAAGCCCTACCGCTGCGGCCAGTGCGCCAAGGCCTTCACGCAGATCGCGCACCTGACCCAGCACCGGCGCGTGCACACGGGCGAGAAGCCCTACACGTGCCAGGACTGCGGCGCGCTCTTCAGCCAGAGCGCCTCTCTGGCCGAGCACCGGCGCATCCACACGGGCGAGAAGCCCTACGCGTGCGGCCAGTGCGCCAAGGCCTTCACCCAGGTGTCGCACCTGACGCAGCACCAGCGCACGCACACCGGAGAGCGGCCCTACCCCTGCCACGACTGCGCCAAGAGCTTCAGCAACCGCTCCCACCTCCTCCAGCACCGCCTCGTGCACACCGGTGAGCGGCCCTACAGGTGCCTGCAGTGCGGGGCCGCCTTCAGCCACGTGTCCTCGCTCATCGAGCACCAGAAGATCCACACCGGGGAGCGGCCCTACAAGTGCGGCGAGTGCGGCAAGGCCTTCAGCCAGGGCTCCTCGCTCACCCTGCACCAGCGCACGCACACAGGCGAGCGGCCCTACGCCTGCCCCGAGTGCGGCAAGGCCTTCAGCAACCGCTCCTACCTGATCCAGCACCACATCGTGCACACCGGGGAGAAGCCCTACGAGTGCAGCGGCTGCGGGAAGGCCTTCAGCTTCTCCTCCGCGCTCATCCGACACCAGAGGACACATGCAGACAGTGCCGGACGCCTTTGCCCA